The following coding sequences lie in one Paramormyrops kingsleyae isolate MSU_618 chromosome 15, PKINGS_0.4, whole genome shotgun sequence genomic window:
- the calr gene encoding calreticulin produces the protein MTSVTLLLALTVALVCADPTVYFREQFEDGDAWKSRWVESKHKSDYGKFILSAGKFYGDTEKDKGLQTSQDARFYSLSSRFEEFSNKGQPLVLQFTVKHEQSIDCGGGYIKLFPSDLNQEDMHGDSNYNIMFGPDICGPGTKKVHVIFNYKGKNHLINKDIRCKDDEYTHLYTLIVNPDNTYEVKIDNKKVESGNLENDWDFLPSKKIKDPEAKKPEDWDEREKVDDPDDKRPEDWEKPENIPDPDAKKPEDWDDEMDGEWEPPMVTNPEYKGEWKPRQIDNPAYKGKWVHPEIDNPEYTPDPEIYKYGSFGVVGLDLWQVKSGTIFDNFLITNDPKLAEEVGDKTWGLTKDPEKKMKENQEEEQRKKREEEEKKLKEEKKGKEDEEQEEEDDEEEEEEEEEEEEEEEEEETDSSPKDEL, from the exons ATGACATCTGTCACTTTACTGCTGGCCTTGACGGTCGCTCTGGTGTGTGCAGACCCCACTGTGTATTTTCGGGAGCAGTTTGAAGATGGAG ACGCATGGAAAAGCCGATGGGTTGAATCCAAACACAAGTCCGACTACGGCAAGTTCATCCTGAGCGCTGGCAAGTTTTACGGGGACACGGAGAAAGATAAAG GTCTTCAGACCAGCCAGGATGCTCGATTCTACTCTCTATCATCCCGCTTTGAGGAATTCAGCAACAAAGGCCAGCCTCTGGTCTTGCAGTTTACAGTGAAGCATGAGCAGAGCATCGACTGCGGGGGGGGCTATATTAAGCTCTTCCCGTCAGATCTCAACCAGGAGGACATGCATGGGGACTCCAACTACAACATCATGTTTG GCCCTGACATTTGTGGCCCGGGAACCAAAAAGGTTCATGTAATATTTAACTACAAGGGGAAGAATCACTTGATCAACAAAGACATAAGATGTAAG GATGATGAGTACACTCACTTGTATACACTAATCGTTAACCCTGACAACACCTATGAGGTGAAAATTGACAATAAGAAAGTGGAGTCGGGCAACCTGGAGAACGACTGGGACTTCCTGCCCTCCAAGAAGATCAAGGACCCGGAGGCCAAGAAGCCAGAGGACTGGGATGAGCGGGAGAAAGTGGATGATCCAGATGATAAGAGGCCAGAG GACTGGGAGAAGCCAGAAAACATCCCTGACCCCGATGCCAAGAAGCCCGAGGACTGGGATGATGAGATGGATGGGGAGTGGGAACCTCCGATGGTCACGAATCCCGAGTACAAG GGTGAATGGAAACCTCGTCAGATTGACAACCCCGCCTACAAAGGAAAGTGGGTGCACCCCGAAATCGACAATCCAGAATATACACCAGATCCCGAGATCTACAAGTACGGCAGCTTTGGGGTCGTCGGCCTGGACCTCTGGCAG GTGAAGTCTGGCACCATTTTTGATAATTTCCTGATTACCAATGATCCAAAACTTGCTGAGGAAGTAGGGGACAAGACCTGGGGCTTAACTAAG GATCCCGAGAAGAAGATGAAGGAGAACCAGGAGGAGGAGCAAAGGAAGAAACGTGAGGAAGAAGAGAAGAAGctgaaagaggaaaaaaagggCAAAGAGGATGAGGAACAGGAAGAGGAGGacgatgaggaagaggaggaggaggaagaagaagaggaggaagaagaagaggaggaagaaacAGATTCTAGTCCCAAGGACGAGCTATAA
- the tor3a gene encoding torsin-3A encodes MMIFRFLPLFWAFSVKADFFQFETISNVSTYYFNYIYCNIWEGDCQPHQEDATQKVPSRDLLSTLPQDCMRSLVEWYCALGQCCDTGDCRIINNITGLARDLELRLHGQHLAQSVVLKAIEGFLKSPDPNKPLTLSFHGWSGTGKNFVARLIAENLYRDGLKSECVTLFIAPFHFPHARLVDVYKSQLKEAIRDSVVRCHQALFIFDEAEKLHPGLIDAIKPFVDHYDNVDGVSYRKTLFLFLSNIGGAVISEVALDFWHSGQNREDIGMEDLEHQLRSEALESQGGFAQSQLMSGHLIDFFVPFLPLEYRHVKLCARDAYMARGLRPSEETLDDVARAMLYLPKEEKLFSAQGCKSIPQRINFFLP; translated from the exons ATGATGATTTTTCGATTCTTGCCCCTATTCTGGGCATTTTCTGTGAAAGCGGATTTTTTCCAGTTTGAAACAATTTCAAACGTATCGacgtattattttaattatatttactGTAATATCTGGGAAGGCGATTGTCAGCCGCACCAGGAGGATGCTACACAGAAAG TTCCCTCCAGGGACTTGCTGTCGACGCTCCCGCAGGACTGCATGCGGTCTCTGGTTGAATGGTACTGCGCTCTAGGACAGTGCTGTGACACAGGCGATTGTCGTATTATAAATAATATCACAG GACTGGCCAGGGACCTGGAGCTGAGGCTGCATGGGCAGCACCTCGCTCAGTCTGTAGTTCTGAAGGCGATAGAGGGCTTTCTGAAAAGCCCTGATCCAAACAAGCCTTTGACCCTGTCCTTCCATGGCTGGTCAGGGACTGGAAAAAACTTTGTTGCCCGACTAATTGCGGAGAACTTGTACCGTGATGGGCTGAAGAGTGAATGTGTGACTTTGTTCATCGCTCCGTTCCACTTCCCACATGCCAGGCTGGTGGATGTCTACAAG AGCCAGCTGAAGGAGGCAATCCGGGACTCTGTGGTTCGCTGCCACCAGGCTCTCTTCATTTTTGATGAGGCAGAGAAGCTGCATCCCGGCCTTATTGATGCCATCAAGCCCTTCGTGGACCATTATGACAACGTGGACGGGGTCAGCTATCGGAAGaccctcttcctcttcctcag TAACATCGGAGGAGCCGTTATCAGCGAGGTGGCTCTGGACTTCTGGCACTCGGGGCAGAACCGGGAGGACATCGGGATGGAGGACCTGGAGCATCAGCTGCGGTCTGAAGCCCTGGAGTCACAAG GAGGCTTCGCTCAAAGCCAGCTGATGTCAGGCCACTTGATAGATTTCTTCGTGCCCTTCCTGCCGCTTGAGTACCGTCACGTCAAACTCTGTGCTCGCGATGCCTACATGGCACGCGGGCTGCGACCCAGCGAGGAGACCCTAGATGATGTGGCAAGGGCTATGCTGTACTTACCCAAGGAGGAAAAGCTTTTCTCAGCACAGGGGTGCAAATCCATACCCCAGAGGATCAACTTTTTTCTCCCCTGA